GGAAGTGGTCGCGGAAACCGTTTTCGCCTCCCGATTTTTTTCCTTTCGACTCTCTCCTTCCAAGGATGAATCGGGAAGAACCAACGGTATGATCGGAATTGCGATCGATATCACCGACCAGAAACTTGCGGAGAGAGAATTTGCGAGCCGCACCTTAGATTATAAAACCGTAATAGGTGCTTTACCTGTGATCGTTTTTTCGATTTCCCGGGAAGGAAGGATACTGTTAGCCGAGGGAAAAGGCCTGGAGAGATTGGGATTTCAATCCGGAGAAACCGTAGGGCAGACGATTTATGAGAGAGCGGAGGCTAGACCGGAAGCTTTGGAGGCTTTTCATAAGGCGCTCGCCGGTGAGGAAAGTTTTTATCAATCCGTACAGAACGGAAGATTTCTAGAAACGAGAATGTATCCTAAGATTCGAAACGGAAAGGATACGGAAGAGGTTTTGGGGATCACTTACGATATTTCCGATCGTCTCGTTTACGAATCCAAGGTCCGGGAAAGCGAGGAGAATTATCGCAATCTTTTCCAGAATAATCCGCAGATCATGATCCTTTTCGATCGAGAAGAATTCAGGGTGGTGGCGGTAAATCGAACCGCTATCCAAATTTACGGGTATTCAGAGGAAGAATTCGTAGGAAAGCCGATTCTGGAACTGCGTTTGCCCGAGGATAGGGAAGAAGTCCGAGATAAGATTCGAAATCTGGAGATCGGTCCGAACTTTTTCCAAGAAGTCAGGCATATTAGAAAAGATGCAAGTATCATTCATCTGGATCTAGTCACTTCCATGATGAGATTCGGTGGAAAAGATTGCGTTCTCGTATCCGGGACGGACGTCTCCGCCAGAGTGGAAACGGAAAAACAAAACAGATTCAACCTGGCGGTTCTTTCTCAAGTGAGCGATGCAGTCATAGCCCTGGATAACCGTAGAAAGATCGTTTATTATAACGAGCCGGCCGCCTCACTCTACGGGATCGGATCTGAGAATTATATAGGACGTCATTATACGGATCTATTCACTCCCGAATGGTTCAGTGAAAAAGATAAAGAAAATGCCATGAAAGACTGGGATTTGGAGGGTACCTCCAAAATAGAGTTGGTGCATGTGCTTCCTTCTGGTCGTAAAATTGCTATTGAAACGAACTTTAAGAGATTCCAAAGCGAAGGAGAGGACGAACCCGGAGTGATCATGGTGAATCGGGATATCACCGAAAAGATTGCATCTAGGAATTCCTTGCAACAGGCTTTAAGGGCTTTGGAAAAAACAAATAAGGAATTGGAACAGTTCGCATACGTCGCCTCCCACGATCTCCAGGAACCTCTTAGAACCATCGCAAGCTATCTGCAATTGTTGGAGAGGAAATTCCAAGAGGATATCAAACCGGAGATGCGTGAATTCATACGTATTTCAGTGGAAGCCGCAAAAAGGCAGCAGGGACTGATCGAAAGTCTTCTGAGCTATTCTAGAGTGGGCGCTTCTTCCCTGAAGAAGGAAAAAATATCTTTGCACTCCGTCTTGGAGGAAGCAGTAAGAGATCTATCCTCCGTTCTTTCGGATAATTCGGTCAAATTGGAGATAAAGGGAGAACTTCCCGAGGTGTATGCGGATTCGGATCAGATTCGCAGGTTACTCACCAATCTCATATCGAACGGAGTCAAGTTCCGGTATCCGAATAGGGATCCGATCGTTTCGGTTTCCTCGCGAAAAATTCCGGGGTTTTGGGAGTTCGAAGTCTCCGATAACGGCATAGGCATGGATGCGAAATACTTCGATCGAATCTTTATTATATTTCAAAAGCTGCATGTTCGAACCCAGTATCCGGGAACGGGTATCGGCCTTTCGATCTGTAAAAAAATCGTGGAGAATCACGGCGGGAGAATATGGGTGAAATCCTCGATAGGAGAGGGATCCCAATTCTTCTTTACTCTCCCGGAGGTGAATGGATGAGCGCTGCCAGAAAGAAATACTTCGATATCCTTCTCGTGGAGGATAACCCCGCGGATGTTCGGTTAACGATGGAAGCCTTGGGGGATCTGGAATCCGAAAAGCGATTATTCGTTGCCAAAGACGGAGAGGAAGCGATGGATTTCGTAAAAGGAGAAGGGGAATTCGTAGGATCTGCCCGTCCGGATCTGATTCTATTAGACCTGAATCTGCCTAAGAAAAACGGTTTGGAAGTCTTGGAAGAATTGAAGTCCGATCCGGACTATAAAAGAATCCCGGTGGTGGTATTGACCACTTCCGGATCGGATCGGGACGTGATCGAGACTTTCAATTTGCACGCGAACTCATACATACAAAAGCCGGTGGAATACGAAAATTTTTTGGAAGCGATGGAAAATCTTAGGGTCTATTGGTTCCGGACGTCTCGGTTACCGCCCAAATGAATGCAAGAGTAGTATCTACTAAAGAAAAACAAATTCTCGTAGTCGAGGACAATACAGACGACTCCAGATTATTCGAGATTCTATTACACGAAGCGGATCCTAACGGAATCCGTCTTCGTTATTGCCTGACTATTTCGGACGCATTAAGCGAATTGAACGAGTATTCTTCCGAAATAGATTGCATCATCCTGGATCTCTCTCTTCCGGACAGTTTCGGTTTGGACGGTTTCGAGACCCTCAAGAAGAATTTTCCTAAGATTCCCATCGTGATCTGTTCCGGATCGGAGGACGAAACTCTGGCCACCGAAGCCTTGAAAGCGGGAGCCCAGGATTATCTGATCAAGGGCAAGTTCGATTCCTTGCTACTATTCCGTTCCATTCTATACGCGATCGAAAGGCATTATATGCTCTCCAAATTGGAGGAGCAATCCTATATGCTTCGGGAAAGCGAAGAAAGATACAGACTGATCTTCGAAAACAATCCGCATCCGGTCATTCTTTACGATTACGACACTTACGAGATCGTGGATTCCAATCAGGAAGTCGAGAAAATCTACGGATATAGAAGAGAGGAAGTGAAAGGATTGAGATTTCATAATCTTTTTGAACTTCCGAACGGAAAGAGGGAAAATCATATTCCCATTCTGAATTACGGCAAGAACGAACCGGAAACCCATCATCATAGAAGAAAGGACGGAAGTCCTCTGCTCGTGGAAAATACCTCCTACCGTTTCCGATTGCGCGGGCGAGAAATCGTACTTGCGATTCTCGTCGATATGACCAAGTGGAAACAATCCGAAGATAGTCTGATCCAATCTCTAAGAGATAAGGAAGCGATGCTCCAGGAGATCCATCATAGGGTGAAGAATAATCTTCAGATCATGGCGAGTCTTTTGAACTTGCAGGCGAATTACGCGAAGAATAAGGACGTGATCCGCGAACTAAAGGATACGGAGAGTCGTATCTATTCCATGTCTTTGGTACATAACGAATTGTATAATTCCAAAAATCTTTCGGAGGTAGGTTTGAGCGCTTACGTGGATAAACTTTTGGATAATCTTTGGAACGTATACGGGATCGGACAAGGGGTGAAAAGACTGGTAGAAGTGGGAGATTTGAGTCTCGCCGCCGAAAAGGCTTTGCCCATCGGCATGATGATCAACGAGATCGCAACTAACTCCATCAAATACGCCTACGGAGAAAAGAAGGTGGGAGAGTTTTATATCCGGGCCAAATCCGGGAAGGGCTCTTTTCGGTTGGAAGTGGGGGATAACGGCAAAGGGATCGCTAATTTTTCGGAAGTGGAAAATAAGGAGACTCTCGGCTTCCAGCTGATCCGTATTTTGTCGAAACAGCTGAAAGCTAAATTGGATATCCAAACCGGTTCCGAAGGAACACTATATAAGGTGGAATTTCCTTTTCTCTAGTTAGGCGGCGATGATCTTTTTGAATTCCTCGATGCACGCTTTGCAGGAATCGGAGCAATCCTTGCATTCCTGGTGGTGATCCGCGTGTTTATCGCATTGAGCAGCGCATCTTTCGCAAGACTCCAGGCAGAGGCTCGCGAGTTTCTTGGTTCCCGGAGACTTACGGGAAGCGAGCTTTATGAAAGCTTCGCAAAGAGCGGAGGTCTCCTCCACGCTTCTCAGGCAATTGGCCATTTCCTGATGACCTTCTCCTAGGAATTCTATGCACATATTGATGCAGATTTGGCCTTTGACCACGCATTGAGCCGCAGCGTCTATAGCTCCTACCGGTTGTTTGGAAGCTTTTGGGGCCTGTTCTTTTTTTGAGCCTTTCTTTCCTTTTTTAGGATCATGTTCATGATCGTGGGCGAAAACGGACGCGCTTGCCATGGCTGCAAAAGCGGCTCCTGTCCATCCCAA
This sequence is a window from Leptospira wolffii serovar Khorat str. Khorat-H2. Protein-coding genes within it:
- a CDS encoding PAS domain S-box protein, with the protein product MESTSKQSETDTLLSERRELAESRLNYILSHTPIIFFSTDKKGILNYASGRFLEKIGLSADSMVGSSFLDYDWNAEFRQSDGTSRFIKPAEALGLVLGGDGEVVAETVFASRFFSFRLSPSKDESGRTNGMIGIAIDITDQKLAEREFASRTLDYKTVIGALPVIVFSISREGRILLAEGKGLERLGFQSGETVGQTIYERAEARPEALEAFHKALAGEESFYQSVQNGRFLETRMYPKIRNGKDTEEVLGITYDISDRLVYESKVRESEENYRNLFQNNPQIMILFDREEFRVVAVNRTAIQIYGYSEEEFVGKPILELRLPEDREEVRDKIRNLEIGPNFFQEVRHIRKDASIIHLDLVTSMMRFGGKDCVLVSGTDVSARVETEKQNRFNLAVLSQVSDAVIALDNRRKIVYYNEPAASLYGIGSENYIGRHYTDLFTPEWFSEKDKENAMKDWDLEGTSKIELVHVLPSGRKIAIETNFKRFQSEGEDEPGVIMVNRDITEKIASRNSLQQALRALEKTNKELEQFAYVASHDLQEPLRTIASYLQLLERKFQEDIKPEMREFIRISVEAAKRQQGLIESLLSYSRVGASSLKKEKISLHSVLEEAVRDLSSVLSDNSVKLEIKGELPEVYADSDQIRRLLTNLISNGVKFRYPNRDPIVSVSSRKIPGFWEFEVSDNGIGMDAKYFDRIFIIFQKLHVRTQYPGTGIGLSICKKIVENHGGRIWVKSSIGEGSQFFFTLPEVNG
- a CDS encoding response regulator; this encodes MSAARKKYFDILLVEDNPADVRLTMEALGDLESEKRLFVAKDGEEAMDFVKGEGEFVGSARPDLILLDLNLPKKNGLEVLEELKSDPDYKRIPVVVLTTSGSDRDVIETFNLHANSYIQKPVEYENFLEAMENLRVYWFRTSRLPPK
- a CDS encoding histidine kinase dimerization/phosphoacceptor domain -containing protein encodes the protein MNARVVSTKEKQILVVEDNTDDSRLFEILLHEADPNGIRLRYCLTISDALSELNEYSSEIDCIILDLSLPDSFGLDGFETLKKNFPKIPIVICSGSEDETLATEALKAGAQDYLIKGKFDSLLLFRSILYAIERHYMLSKLEEQSYMLRESEERYRLIFENNPHPVILYDYDTYEIVDSNQEVEKIYGYRREEVKGLRFHNLFELPNGKRENHIPILNYGKNEPETHHHRRKDGSPLLVENTSYRFRLRGREIVLAILVDMTKWKQSEDSLIQSLRDKEAMLQEIHHRVKNNLQIMASLLNLQANYAKNKDVIRELKDTESRIYSMSLVHNELYNSKNLSEVGLSAYVDKLLDNLWNVYGIGQGVKRLVEVGDLSLAAEKALPIGMMINEIATNSIKYAYGEKKVGEFYIRAKSGKGSFRLEVGDNGKGIANFSEVENKETLGFQLIRILSKQLKAKLDIQTGSEGTLYKVEFPFL
- a CDS encoding four-helix bundle copper-binding protein, which produces MEKEISRKQLLGWTGAAFAAMASASVFAHDHEHDPKKGKKGSKKEQAPKASKQPVGAIDAAAQCVVKGQICINMCIEFLGEGHQEMANCLRSVEETSALCEAFIKLASRKSPGTKKLASLCLESCERCAAQCDKHADHHQECKDCSDSCKACIEEFKKIIAA